The Sphingomonas donggukensis genomic interval CAGGCCGAAGTGGACGTTTAGGCCGTGGGCAAACGCGATTGCCGCGCCGGGCTTCAGGTTTGCGTGCAGGTCGTCGGCATAGATCGCCGCCTGATGCTCGTCGGGGGCGAGGATCATCACGATGTCGGCCCATGCGGCGGCGTCGCGGTTGGCCATGACCTTGAAGCCCGCGGCCTCCGCCTTCTGCGCAGTCGCCGATCCCTCGCGCAGTGCGACCGCGACCTCCTTCACGCCCGAATCGCGCAGATTCTGGGCGTGGGCATGGCCCTGCGACCCATAGCCGAGGATCGCGACTTTCTTGTCCGCGATCAGGTTCAGGTCGGCATCGCGATCGTAATAGACACGCATTTTCTCACCTTTCGTCATCCCAGCGAAAGCTGGGATCTATCTAAACTTGGCGTGCGCTGGCGGCACGAGACACCAGCCTTCGCTGGAGTGACGGATCGGAGTTACGCCGCGTCCTTGCCCCGTGCGATGGCGACGATGCCGGTGCGCGCGACCTCGATCAGTCCGACTTCCTTCATCAGCGTGACGAAGGTGTCGATCTTCTCGCGACCGCCCGTCACCTCGAACACGAAGCTGGACGTCGTCGCATCGACCACGCGGGCGCGATAGACGTCGGCCAGGCGCAGCGCCTCGATACGGTGATCGCCATGCCCCGCGACCTTCACCAGCGCCAGCTCGCGCTCGACGTGCGGGCCCTGCGTGGTCAGGTCGGTGACCTTGTGGACGGGCACCAGCCGGTCGAGCTGCGCCAGGATCTGGTCGATCATTGCCGACGATGCCGATGTGACGATCGTGATCCGGCTGACCGACTGGTCCGCCGTGATCTCGCTGACCGTCAGGCTCTCGATATTATAGCCGCGCGCGGTGAACAGCCCCGCGATCCGCGCAAGGATGCCGGGTTCGTTGTCGACGATGACGGCGAGCGTATGCCGCTCGGCGGCTTCCTGCTTGATGTGCATCCTAGATCCTCCCCGGCACGGGAAGGTGGCAGCCCGCAGGGCTGACGGTGGGGGCGGGCCGCAGGCGGCACGCTCGTGGCGCCCCCCCTCCGTCGCTGCGCGACACCTCCCCGTGCCGGGGAGGATTTCCAGACACCGCCATCACACCAGCGCCTTCGCTTCGTCGTCCATCTCGCCCGAGACTTCGTTGGCCTGGAGGATCATGTCGGTGTGCGCCGCGCCGCTGGGGATCATCGGGAAGCAGTTGGCGAGTTTCGCCACGCGGCAGTCGACCATCACCGGGCCGTCGTGGTCGAGCATCGCGGCGATGCCGTCGTCGAGCTCGCCCAGCTTCTCGATGCGTATGCCCTTCCAGCCATACGCCTCGGCCAGCTTCACGAAATCGGGCAGGCTGTCCGAATAGCTTTCCGAATAGCGCGATTGATAGGTCAGTTCCTGCCACTGGCGGACCATGCCCATGTACTCGTTGTTCAGGATGAAGACCTTGACCGGCAGGCGGTACTGGATCGCGGTCGCCATTTCCTGGATGTTCATCTGGATCGATGCTTCGCCGGCGATGTCGATGACCAGCGCATTGGGATTGCCGAGCTGCGCGCCGATCGCGGCGGGCAGGCCGTAGCCCATCGTGCCGAGACCGCCGGACGTCAGCCATTTGTTCGGCGCCTCGAATCCGAAATGCTGGGCGGCCCACATCTGGTGCTGGCCGACCTCCGTCGACACGATCGGCGCGCGCGCCTTGGTCGCGGCGTACAGCGCCCTCACCGCGCGCTGCGGCATGATCGTGTCGCTGCCGTCCTCCGGGAAGGCGAGGCAGTCGGCGGCGCGCCACCCCTCGATCCGGCGCCACCATTCGGCGGTGTCGGGCTTCGGGTGCTGGCGCGCCTTCCACACCTTCACCATCGCCTCCAGCGCGTGGCCGGCGTCGGCGATGATGGGCAGGTCGATGCGCACCGTCTTGTTCACGCTCGACCGGTCGATATCGATATGGACCTTGCGGCTGTTGGGGCTGAACGCATCCAGCCGCCCGGTCACGCGGTCATCGAAGCGCGCGCCGATCGCGATGACCAGATCGGCCTTGTTCATCGCGTAATTGGCCTCGTAGGTGCCGTGCATCCCGAGCATCCCGAGCCACTGCGGGCTGGAGGCGGGGAGGGCGCCGAGACCCATCAGCGTCGAGGTGACCGGGGCGCCCGAAATCCGCGCCAGTTCGCGCAGCATCTGCGACGCGGCGGGGCCGGCGTTGATGATGCCTCCGCCGGTGTACAGCACCGGGCGCTCGGCAGCGGCGAGCATGTCCACCGCCGCCTCGATCGCGGCCATGTCAGGCTTCACCTGCGGGCGGTACGTCTTGTGCTGGATCGGTCCCGGCTTCGCATAGCGCGCGGTCGCGACCTGCACGTCCTTCGGAATGTCCACGACGACCGGACCGGGGCGGCCCGACGTGGCGATATGGAACGCCTCATGGATCGTCGCGCCCAGCTTGGCCGGATCCTTCACCAGATAATTATGCTTGGTGCAGTGCCGCGTGATGCCGACGGTATCGGCCTCCTGAAAGGCATCGGTGCCGATCAGGGTGGAGGGCACCTGGCCGGTGATGACAACCATCGGGATCGAATCCATCAGCGCGTCGGTGATGCCGGTGACCGCATTGGTCGCGCCGGGGCCTGAAGTGACGAGCACGACGCCGGGCTTGCCGGTCGAGCGGGCGTACCCCTCCGCGGCATGGGTCGCAGCCTGTTCGTGGCGGACCAGGATGTGGCGGATCTTGGTCTGCTGGAACAGCGCGTCATAGATCGGCAGCACCGCGCCG includes:
- a CDS encoding acetolactate synthase 3 large subunit, with translation MAEKSGADILVEALGDLGVEIVFGYPGGAVLPIYDALFQQTKIRHILVRHEQAATHAAEGYARSTGKPGVVLVTSGPGATNAVTGITDALMDSIPMVVITGQVPSTLIGTDAFQEADTVGITRHCTKHNYLVKDPAKLGATIHEAFHIATSGRPGPVVVDIPKDVQVATARYAKPGPIQHKTYRPQVKPDMAAIEAAVDMLAAAERPVLYTGGGIINAGPAASQMLRELARISGAPVTSTLMGLGALPASSPQWLGMLGMHGTYEANYAMNKADLVIAIGARFDDRVTGRLDAFSPNSRKVHIDIDRSSVNKTVRIDLPIIADAGHALEAMVKVWKARQHPKPDTAEWWRRIEGWRAADCLAFPEDGSDTIMPQRAVRALYAATKARAPIVSTEVGQHQMWAAQHFGFEAPNKWLTSGGLGTMGYGLPAAIGAQLGNPNALVIDIAGEASIQMNIQEMATAIQYRLPVKVFILNNEYMGMVRQWQELTYQSRYSESYSDSLPDFVKLAEAYGWKGIRIEKLGELDDGIAAMLDHDGPVMVDCRVAKLANCFPMIPSGAAHTDMILQANEVSGEMDDEAKALV
- the ilvN gene encoding acetolactate synthase small subunit, which translates into the protein MHIKQEAAERHTLAVIVDNEPGILARIAGLFTARGYNIESLTVSEITADQSVSRITIVTSASSAMIDQILAQLDRLVPVHKVTDLTTQGPHVERELALVKVAGHGDHRIEALRLADVYRARVVDATTSSFVFEVTGGREKIDTFVTLMKEVGLIEVARTGIVAIARGKDAA